The sequence below is a genomic window from Acidimicrobiales bacterium.
CCGAGCGACCTGGTGCCCGACGGGTGCGAGGTGCACGTGCTCGCCGGGGGGAGCGAGGACGCCGCCGGCGCGCTGGCGCACCTCGCCGAGCGGGTCGGCACCGGCCACGAGGTGGAGCGACCGCCCGCCGTCCGTCCCGGCCGGCCCACCGGGGCCCTGACCGCGCAGTCGGTGGCCGAGGCCCTTGGTGCCCTCCTGCCCGACGGGGCGATCGTGGCCGACGAGGCGAACACCTCGGGGCTGTTCGCGCCCGGCGCCACCGCCGGCTGCCCGCCGCATGACTGGCTCACCAACTGCGGCGGCTCCATCGGGATCGGGATCCCGCTCGCCACTGGTGCTGCCCTGGCGTGCCCCGACCGCCCGGTCGTCTGCCTCCAGGCCGACGGCAGTGGGATGTACACCCTCCAGGCGCTGTGGACCCAGGCGCGCGAGAACCTCGACGTCACCACCATCGTGTTCACCAACCGCTCCTACGCCATCCTCAACATGGAGCTCGACCGCGTGGGCGCCGGGGCCGGCGGCCCCAAGGCGCTCGACATGCTCGACATCAGCCGCCCCGACCTCGATTTCGCCGCCCTGGCCCGGGGGATGGGGGTCGACGCCGTCACCGCCACCACGGCCGACGAGCTCACTGGCGGCCTCGCCAGGGCGCTGGCCGAGCGGGGTCCGCACCTGATCGACGCCGTGCTGGGAGGCTGACGGCCCCGGCGCTGGATCCAGGCTCAGTCGCCGACCACCGCGATCGACATGCGGGCCGTGAACAGATCGATGGTGCGGATCGCCACGCCGACCCTCGTGGCCACCATCGCGCGGAGGCCCGGCGGCACACCCGGAGCCTTCAGCTCCACGGTGATGGCACCCCGCTGGCGCCGCACGGTCACGGCAACGCCCTCGGTGGGCAGCTCGTGACCTGTCAGCACCGCCTCGAGCGCCCGCAGCGCCACCTCCTCGTGGCGACGGAGGGGTGCAGCGGCGGCCTGCTCGCAGACGCTCACCACGTCGTCGGTGCCGTCGATCGTGACCGCCGCCCAGTCACGGTAGGGGTGGACCTCGCTCTCTCCGGCGACCACCAGGGGGATGTGGTGCCGCAGGGTGCACACCACGCCGTCCTCCAGCGCCGTGGGGCTCACCGACGGCCGCTCCCGGACCACCACCGCGACGTCGATCCCGTCGTCGTCGAAGGGGCACGTGGGCTCGTCGTCGAGAGCAGTGCAGGCAAAGGACGTCTCCCCCGGCGTGTGGCAACGGAACACGCGGTGGCCGGCGTCCTCCAGCTGACGCTGGGCGGCCATGCCCGATCGTCCGTGGGTGTCGAGCATGAGCACGTCCATGGAACCCTCCTCGTCGCGCGACCCGATGTCGCATCCGTGGTCATCCTGTCGACGGAGGTAGCGGCGGGGGAGGGCCGGTCGTCACGGGTGACCGGGACCTTGGTCACATGCGCGGCATGTCGCCGCATCATCGGTGCGCCCGAGATGGGCTGCCAGACTCGGGCCATGAATGTCGATGACGGCCTCCAGATGGTGGTCGACGGGTCCGTGGCCCGGGTGACGCTTGCCCGCCCCGACAAGCTCAACGCCCTCGATGACGCCCTCCGCCGGGCACTCGCCGAGGCCCTGCGAGAGCTGGAGGACCGGCCCGAGGTGGCGGTGCTCATCCTCGCCGGCGAGGGGCGGGCGTTCTCCGCAGGTGCCGACCTGCGCCGCACCGCGTACCCGGAGGTGACGGGAGACTGGGTCACCCGCCGCCACCGGACCGCGACCTGGCAGCGGGTGCTCGAGCAGCTCGACCGCATCCCCCAGGCGACGGTGGCCCGCCTCCACGGCCACGTGGTGGGCGGCGCGGCGCTGCTGGCCGCCGCGTGCGACATCCGCGTGGCCGCCGACGACGTGGTCCTGCGCATCCCCGAGCTGGCCATCGGGATCCCCCTGACCTGGGCGGGCATCCCGCTGCTGGTGCGCGAGGTGGGCCTCCCGCTGGCGCGCGACTGGGTGATGACCTGTCGCCCGGTGGAGGCCGAAGAGCTGCACCGCAGCGGCTTCGCCCAGCGCCTGGTGCCCCGCGCCGAGCTCGACGAGGCCGTCGAGGCGTGCGTGGCCGAGCTGCTGGCGGTGCCTCCGGGCCCGCTGGCGATGACCCGGGCCATGACCTCGGCGATCGGGCGGAGTCACCCGGCGATGGTCGCCGGGTGGGGCGACGCCGACCACCAGCAGTGGGCCTTCACCGAGGATGAGCACCGCCAGGCCGTCCGGCGCTACGTGCAGGGCATGTCGGGCCCGTCTCTGGCGGATGGCTGAGCGCTAGCGCCGTCGTCCCTTGCTGGCGCCGAGGACGAGCAGCAGCACCGAGGCACCGGCGAAGGCGATGAGGATGGACCACAGGTCGAGGCGGTCGATGCCGTCGTGGCCCGCCGCCTGGGCGATGGCACCCCCGAGGAGCGCGCCGATGACACCGACGGCGACCTTGGTGAGGCAGCCGCCGGCGCGTCGGCCGGTGGCCATCTCGGCGAGCAAGCCGGCGAGGAAGCCGAGGACGATCCAGGAGATGATTCCCACGAGTCGTCAGCGTAGGCGGCGAACCGCTCCCGTCCGAGCATCGGCCCGTGGCTAGCCTGGGAGCGACCGCGACTGAGGAGACGAGATGGCGACGCCGGTCCACGAGATGGAGCTTCCCGAGCTCGACACCTTCGGGCTCGACAAAGAGGAGTCGAGGGTCGCCATGGAGGCGGCGCGCGAGCAGCACTGGCTGGCGCGCATGCCGCTCGGTTACACGGTCACCCGCTACGAGGACGTCGTGGCGATCCTGCGCGACCGTCGGTTCCACTCGGCGCTGGGGATGATCGCCCAGATGCAGGGCGTCGACGACGAGGCGTTCACCCGGCGACGCCAGGAGTCGATCCTGTCGATGGAGGGCGACGAGCACGCCCGCCTCCGGCGCCTGGTGGCGCCTGCCTTCAGCCCGAGGGCGGCCGACCGCCTCCGGCCGTTCATGCGCGAGGTGGTGGGCGGCCTGGTCGACGCCGTGGCCGACCAGGGGCGCTGCGAGCTGGTGGCCGACGTCTGCGAGCCGTACCCCATCCCGATCATCTGCGAGCTCCTGGGGGCGCCCAAGCAGGACTGGAAGCTCTTCTCGGCGTGGGCGACCGACATCTTCCGCATCTTCAACGGCGACATCGCCAACGACCTGCCGCTCATCCAGGCGGCCTCCGACGAGCTCGACGAGTACGTCCGCGCCATGGTCGACGAGCGCCGCTCGTCACCGTCCGACGACCTGTTGAGCGACCTCATCGCGATCGAGCAGGAAGGTGACCGCCTCGCCACCGACGAGCTGGTGATGCTGGCCGAGGCCGTCCTCATGGCCGGGACCGACACCACCCGCAACCAGCTCGCCTGTGCCGTTGCGCTCTTCGCCGAGGATCCCGAGAGCTGGGCACGCCTGGCCGAAGACCCGTCCGTCGCCGGCGGCGCGGTGGAGGAGTCGATGCGCCACCTCGGCGCGGTTCGGGGGACGGCCCGCATCGCGTCGGTCGACATCGAGTACCGCGACGCCGTCTTCCCGGCCGGGACCCTGGTCGCCACCAGCCTGGCCACCGCCAACATGGACCCGGCGACGTTCGACGACCCGCATCACTTCGACACGGGGCGCCCTGCCTCGCCTCAGCAGCTCACCTTCGGCTCCGGCATCCACTTCTGCCTGGGGGCGGCCCTCGCCCGGGCCGAGTTGCAGGAGGCACTCCCGCTCCTGGCCCGCCGGATGCCGAACCTGGCGCTCGACGGGCCGGTCGAGTGGAAGCCGCAGACGGTCGGCATCTGGGGCCCGGCCAGCCTGCCGCTGCGCTTCGACCCCGGTCACTGACCCAGCCGGGCTGTCGTCGGCCAAGCGGCGGGGTCAATGCTGTATAATGATGCTGTATGTCGTCGACCCGAACGCAGGTGTATCTCACCGAGGAGCAGCGTCGTCGCATCGACGCCGTCGCCGATGCCGACGGCGTGACGATGGCCGAGGTGATCCGGCGCGCCCTCGACGCCTACCTGGAACGCGACGGTGACCCTTCTGCCGCCCTGAAAGCCTCCTTTGGGGCTGACCCGGACGCGACCATGCCCGATCGTTCTGAGTGGGACCGTGGCTGACGTCCTCGTCGACACCGACATCTTCATCGATCACTTGCGGGGTGCCGCTGTCCTCTCCCCCGGCAAGCACCGACTGCACTACTCGGTGGTCACCCGCGCCGAGCTTTTCGCCGGCAGCTCGGCCACCGATCTCGTCCACCGGCTGCTGTCGCCCTTTCGGGAGATCCTTGTTGACCGTGCCATCGCCGAACGCGCCGGCCGGGTCAAGAACGAGACCAGGATCCCGATGCCAGATGCCCTCATCGCCGCCACCGCCCTCGAGCGGGGTCTGAGCGTGGCCAGTCGCAACACG
It includes:
- a CDS encoding cytochrome P450, translated to MATPVHEMELPELDTFGLDKEESRVAMEAAREQHWLARMPLGYTVTRYEDVVAILRDRRFHSALGMIAQMQGVDDEAFTRRRQESILSMEGDEHARLRRLVAPAFSPRAADRLRPFMREVVGGLVDAVADQGRCELVADVCEPYPIPIICELLGAPKQDWKLFSAWATDIFRIFNGDIANDLPLIQAASDELDEYVRAMVDERRSSPSDDLLSDLIAIEQEGDRLATDELVMLAEAVLMAGTDTTRNQLACAVALFAEDPESWARLAEDPSVAGGAVEESMRHLGAVRGTARIASVDIEYRDAVFPAGTLVATSLATANMDPATFDDPHHFDTGRPASPQQLTFGSGIHFCLGAALARAELQEALPLLARRMPNLALDGPVEWKPQTVGIWGPASLPLRFDPGH
- a CDS encoding CopG family transcriptional regulator, which translates into the protein MSSTRTQVYLTEEQRRRIDAVADADGVTMAEVIRRALDAYLERDGDPSAALKASFGADPDATMPDRSEWDRG
- a CDS encoding type II toxin-antitoxin system VapC family toxin — encoded protein: MADVLVDTDIFIDHLRGAAVLSPGKHRLHYSVVTRAELFAGSSATDLVHRLLSPFREILVDRAIAERAGRVKNETRIPMPDALIAATALERGLSVASRNTRHFQSVRGLRLRSLA
- a CDS encoding enoyl-CoA hydratase/isomerase family protein, which produces MNVDDGLQMVVDGSVARVTLARPDKLNALDDALRRALAEALRELEDRPEVAVLILAGEGRAFSAGADLRRTAYPEVTGDWVTRRHRTATWQRVLEQLDRIPQATVARLHGHVVGGAALLAAACDIRVAADDVVLRIPELAIGIPLTWAGIPLLVREVGLPLARDWVMTCRPVEAEELHRSGFAQRLVPRAELDEAVEACVAELLAVPPGPLAMTRAMTSAIGRSHPAMVAGWGDADHQQWAFTEDEHRQAVRRYVQGMSGPSLADG
- a CDS encoding GlsB/YeaQ/YmgE family stress response membrane protein; translated protein: MGIISWIVLGFLAGLLAEMATGRRAGGCLTKVAVGVIGALLGGAIAQAAGHDGIDRLDLWSILIAFAGASVLLLVLGASKGRRR